A window of the Lactuca sativa cultivar Salinas chromosome 5, Lsat_Salinas_v11, whole genome shotgun sequence genome harbors these coding sequences:
- the LOC111913858 gene encoding WRKY transcription factor WRKY51, with protein sequence MAVELVGIQTVEHLNRIFQLQNHDYAASSSFKQAVSALKRSGHARFRRGPSSSDPHAPSISSQSEEKLPIEPPLRESTASEKFDLKRSGTDTTSSFLSITSSVAGGSLEGSVSDGKQLSSLGIVAPTLSFSSRKPPLPSSHRKRPSTDRPSGSLQGSGRENNSVSRSGCHCCKRRKTGSKREVRRIPIIGSKVESIPADDYSWKKYGEKKIEGLPFPRVYYKCNTVKGCPARKRIELSLTDSKMLLVTYDREHRHHHTPTPVPASFSGLKIH encoded by the exons ATGGCGGTGGAATTAGTTGGAATTCAGACCGTTGAACACCTCAATCGCATCTTCCAGCTGCAGAATCACGACTACGCTGCTTCTTCTAGTTTCAAACAAGCTGTCTCCGCCTTGAAGCGCAGCGGACACGCTCGCTTCCGCCGCGGACCTTCATCTTCTGATCCGCACGCGCCTTCAATTTCTTCGCAATCTGAAGAAAAGCTGCCGATAGAGCCTCCGCTGCGGGAGTCAACGGCGTCTGAGAAGTTTGATTTGAAAAGATCTGGTACGGATACAACGTCGTCGTTTCTGTCGATAACTTCTTCTGTCGCTGGGGGAAGTCTGGAAGGAAGCGTTTCCGATGGTAAACAGTTGTCTTCTTTAGGGATAGTAGCACCGACTCTGTCGTTCTCGTCGAGGAAACCGCCGCTTCCATCATCTCACCGGAAAAGACCCAGCACTGACCGGCCATCAGGTTCCTTACAAGGATCTGGAAGAGAGAACAACTCGGTTTCTCGCTCCGGCTGCCATTGTTGCAAGAGAAG GAAAACCGGATCAAAACGAGAAGTCAGAAGGATTCCAATAATTGGATCAAAGGTAGAAAGTATACCAGCTGATGATTACTCTTGGAAGAAATACGGTGAGAAGAAGATCGAGGGATTACCCTTTCCAAG AGTATATTACAAGTGCAACACAGTAAAAGGATGTCCAGCAAGGAAACGAATAGAGTTATCTCTAACCGATTCAAAAATGCTTCTTGTCACATACGACAGAGAACACCGTCACCATCACACTCCGACGCCGGTACCGGCGAGTTTTTCCGGCTTAAAGATTCATTGA